A stretch of Malus sylvestris chromosome 11, drMalSylv7.2, whole genome shotgun sequence DNA encodes these proteins:
- the LOC126588393 gene encoding F-box protein At2g27310-like, whose translation MSFSAASTTPAADKGDGASISAIHHDIITAHILTRLNGQTLAAVACASSELRAFSAEEKLWRDISTAMWPSTTDSRVNDLISTFPAGHRSFFSDSFPLLDYSPSQFALSPSSRTAELISAVDIFYKGQLIFSKVQESETESGWFLCSPFRVDLLDPKETFPTPIRHVGEGQKSLKHLEENLSLSWIVIDPTRKRAANLSSRRPVTVQQHWLTGEIQLRFTTILAGEKKGEYVQCGTVVTCKGTEGGELHVREVSMHVEAMEENHLNGRESLVILQRAIEGGKRRKEINGKARLEEYLEIKRERRKRNERREKAFDMICIAAGVTIFMAFWSFVLFR comes from the coding sequence ATGAGTTTCTCTGCTGCTTCAACCACACCGGCCGCCGATAAGGGCGACGGAGCTTCAATCTCCGCCATCCATCACGACATCATCACGGCCCACATCCTCACCCGCCTCAACGGCCAGACCTTGGCCGCTGTGGCCTGCGCATCGTCCGAACTACGCGCTTTCTCAGCCGAAGAAAAACTCTGGCGGGACATCAGCACCGCCATGTGGCCTTCAACCACAGATTCACGTGTTAACGACCTCATTTCCACTTTCCCAGCCGGTCACCGCTCTTTCTTCTCCGACTCTTTCCCGCTCCTCGACTACTCCCCCTCCCAATTCGCTCTGAGCCCTTCGTCTCGCACCGCGGAGTTAATCTCGGCCGTCGATATTTTCTACAAAGGCCAGCTCATTTTCTCTAAGGTTCAGGAATCAGAGACCGAATCCGGGTGGTTCCTATGCTCGCCCTTCCGGGTGGACTTGCTTGACCCGAAAGAAACCTTTCCGACACCAATCCGACATGTCGGAGAAGGCCAAAAGTCATTGAAGCACTTGGAGGAGAACTTGAGCTTGAGCTGGATCGTGATCGATCCAACCCGGAAACGGGCGGCGAATTTGTCGAGCCGGAGGCCGGTGACGGTGCAGCAGCACTGGCTGACGGGGGAAATACAGCTGCGGTTCACGACGATATTGGCGGGGGAGAAGAAGGGTGAGTATGTGCAGTGCGGTACGGTGGTCACGTGCAAGGGGACCGAAGGTGGGGAGCTGCACGTGAGGGAGGTGAGCATGCATGTGGAGGCCATGGAGGAGAATCATTTGAACGGGAGGGAGAGCTTGGTAATATTGCAGAGGGCGATCGAAGGAGggaagaggaggaaggagaTAAACGGGAAGGCAAGGTTGGAGGAGTACTTGGAGatcaagagagagaggaggaagagaaacgagaggagagagaaggctTTCGACATGATCTGCATTGCTGCTGGGGTTACTATTTTCATGGCGTTTTGGTCATTCGTCTTGTTCAGATAG